Within bacterium, the genomic segment AGTCCTCCCCGTTGACCGACGCCGGCAGGTTGGCCTCGGGGTTCTTATTTAAAATAACCAGTTGGGAGAATTTTTCGGGCAGGTACGGCCGCACCGTGGGAAGCCCCACGTCCTGCATGGCGTAGAGGCCGTAGTCGTCGCGGAGCCAGACGACGATGTGGACCGCCTGCCAGCGGGAGAAGCTCCCGGTGCGCTCCACCTTGTCCCACCGGGGCTGGAAGCCGTCGGCGTCGGTGACCTCGGCCCCGGGGCGGATGTACAGCGGCGAGGAGAAGCCTTTCTCGGAGCGGAACTCGGCCAGGCCCAGGTACTCCACGTCGGCCGACATCTCCTTCAGCCCCACGGTGAGCTCGTTGAAGTCGAAGCCGCCCCACTCCAGCACGATACTGTCGCCGACGGCGGTGGCGTTGACGCGGAAGTTCAGGATGCCTATCTCCTCGAAGTGGTAGAGCGCCGCGTCGTAGGAGAGCTCCGCCCCCGCAGCGAAGCAGAGGATGAGCATGAAAACGGCGGTCGTCCGCATGGGCCCTCGAATCAGGAAAAGCTCTCCAGGTCCACGATTTTCAGCTCCCCCACCGGCCCCGCGAAGAAGTTCTGTGCGATGGCGAGGAAGGTCTCCGAAACGTCGGTGGCGTGGAAGGCGTGACCGCCGCCGGAGCCGGAGAAGTTGGCCAGCCCGTTGGCGTCCAAGAGCTCGTCCACGGCGCGGGCCGTCTCCTCGGCCGAGTCCACCAGCGTCACCCTCTCGCCCATGGCCTGGGCGATGACGTCCTTCAACAGCGGGTAGTGGGTGCAGCCGAGGACCAGGGTGTCCACGCCCTCGCGGCGGAGCGGCTCCAGGTAACTTTGGGCGACCCAGCGCGGGACGGGGCCGGTCAGCCAGCCCTCCTCGGCCAGGGGGACGAAGAGGGGGCAGGGGCGCGAATGGACCGTCGCGTCCGGCCTCAGGCGGTGGATGGCCTCCTCGTAGCTGCCGCTGGCGACGGTGGTGCGCGTTCCGATGACGCCGATGACGCCGGTTTTCGTCTGGGCGACGGCGGCCCGAGCCCCGGGCTCCACCACCCCCACCAGGGGTAGCTTCGCCTCTCGCGCGAGTGTGGGCAGCGCCGCGGCGCTGGCCGTGTTGCAGGCGACCACCACGAGCTTGACCCGCATACCGGCGAAGAAGGCCAGGGCCTGGCGCGTGTAGTGGATGATGGTGGCCGGGGATTTGCCGCCGTAGGGCACCCGCGCCGTGTCGCCCAGGTACACCAGGGTTTCGCGGGGCAGGCGCTCGACCACCGCCCGGGCCACGGTCAACCCGCCGACGCCGGAGTCGAAAATGCCGATGGGTGCGCCGGGATCGATAATTTGTTCGTTTATCTTAGTTTTCACTTTGGACAAATAATAGCATACTGCAGTTCAGTCGGCACACGATATAAAAAAGGCGGTCAACGCCGCTAATTTATGATCATCATGTGTGTTTTAATTCAGAAGGACATACTTCATGCTCCGGATCCCAAAAAATGACATTAAAAACACCTTCTACCAGTAACCCCCAAATTCGTTCTTCGCCAGATAGTCTGAAACGGACAATTTCATCTTGTTGTATCCTTAATTCGTCTATTAAAATACCTTGAGCTTCTGTAATAATATTTTCTAATGGGATGGACTTTGCTGGGTGATTACCTCTGAGTAATTCTTTCCATTTTAATTTTTCAAATTCTTTAACCTTCCGTATAATTTCTAGTAGCTTTACTCTTTGAATACTAGACCAACACCATTTACCATCTAGTTGTAAATAACTAAAAGACCATTTTGGATTTAATTCATAATATGCTGAAGGATTATACTCAATCGAAGGTTGTTTTTTAAACGTTTTTGGGTGTTCAATGTTTGGTCTCTTACTCTTTTTCATGTTTATTTAAGTGATATCCTCGTATAATATTCCTTCATGGATTCTAATGTTATCTCGTTGTTAGAGTGTTCTGTGGGTGCTAAGCCTTCACGGGCCTTTTTCCACGGGTCCTCTGAATGACTCAAATCAACAAGCCACTGGGTGTGTTTCTTACCGTAGAAAGAAAGAACCGCATCAATAGTTTCTTTCTGAATGCTTGATAAATTGATTGTATTACCATCCAAGCATTCCTTAATGACAAACATACCCTTATGCCTTTTATATAAGTTGGGAATGACAGGGCCAAAAGTCCACGCTTCGATGCGCTCATTAAAAAGAGGCGCATCATCCCAGACTAGCGACCATGCTTGGCAGTAATAGGCGAGCTTTTGTAAGCGCATCGTGGTGATTTCACCAGTCTTGCGTAGAATATAAGCTGCCGCATCGAATACTGTAGCCAATTGCCACCTCCTTGATGTTAAACAACACTAGAATAAAAACGAAGAATTTGTCAATCTTTACAGGTTCAGCTCACCCTGCCGCCCCCGCCGGGGCGTGAGGCCCAGGTGGTCCCAGGCCCGGGGCATGGCCACCCGCCCCTGGGGGGTGCGGGCGATGAAGCCCTCCTGGATCAAAAACGGCTCGTGGACCTCCTCCAGGGTGTCCGGCTCCTCGCCCACGGCCACGGCGATGGTCTTCACCCCGGTGGGCCCGCCGCCGAACTTGGCGCACAGGGTGCGCAGGACGGTCCGGTCCATCTCGTCGAGCCCGGCCGAGTCCACGCCGAGGAGCCCTAGCGCCTCGTCGGCCACCCTCGCGGTGACCGCCCCGTCGGCCTTCACCTCGGCGTAGTCGCGCACCCGGCGCAGCAATCTGTTCGCCACCCGGGGCGTGCCGCGGCTACGGCGGGCTATCTCCCCCACCCCCCTGTCGTCTATCCGGACGCCCATGATTTTAGCCGAGCGCCGCAGGATGGTGTCTATCTCCTCCACGGGGTAGTAGCCGAGGCGCAGCGCCACGCCGAATCGCGCCCGCAAAGGCGATGACAGGAGCCCCACCCGGGTCGTCGCCCCCACCAGG encodes:
- the ruvB gene encoding Holliday junction branch migration DNA helicase RuvB, translated to MPESSVVDPTPQPEDFVERNLRPDKLAEFVGQRGVIEQLVVFIEAARRRGEALDHVLLSGPPGLGKTTLAHIIARETGAEMRSTSGPAMERPGDLAGILTALDHRDILFIDEVHRLPTIVEEYLYPAMEDFRLDIVIDSGPAARSIKLDLKRYTLVGATTRVGLLSSPLRARFGVALRLGYYPVEEIDTILRRSAKIMGVRIDDRGVGEIARRSRGTPRVANRLLRRVRDYAEVKADGAVTARVADEALGLLGVDSAGLDEMDRTVLRTLCAKFGGGPTGVKTIAVAVGEEPDTLEEVHEPFLIQEGFIARTPQGRVAMPRAWDHLGLTPRRGRQGELNL
- a CDS encoding type II toxin-antitoxin system antitoxin SocA domain-containing protein, whose protein sequence is MATVFDAAAYILRKTGEITTMRLQKLAYYCQAWSLVWDDAPLFNERIEAWTFGPVIPNLYKRHKGMFVIKECLDGNTINLSSIQKETIDAVLSFYGKKHTQWLVDLSHSEDPWKKAREGLAPTEHSNNEITLESMKEYYTRISLK
- the murI gene encoding glutamate racemase, giving the protein MKTKINEQIIDPGAPIGIFDSGVGGLTVARAVVERLPRETLVYLGDTARVPYGGKSPATIIHYTRQALAFFAGMRVKLVVVACNTASAAALPTLAREAKLPLVGVVEPGARAAVAQTKTGVIGVIGTRTTVASGSYEEAIHRLRPDATVHSRPCPLFVPLAEEGWLTGPVPRWVAQSYLEPLRREGVDTLVLGCTHYPLLKDVIAQAMGERVTLVDSAEETARAVDELLDANGLANFSGSGGGHAFHATDVSETFLAIAQNFFAGPVGELKIVDLESFS